One Triticum dicoccoides isolate Atlit2015 ecotype Zavitan chromosome 5B, WEW_v2.0, whole genome shotgun sequence genomic window carries:
- the LOC119307280 gene encoding ent-kaurenoic acid oxidase 1-like, whose product MREVLADQMSMAVGEGVGEWAWWLALTLGAVPLLCLAVWHSADAWYRAAFFLRHGGRRRLPPGHMGLPFLGETLSFVWHFKLARRPDDFIAAKRHAHGAGAGIYRTHLFGSPAVIACSPVANKFVFQSADNFGIRWPVPELIGHKSMVNVEGASHARLRGIILTAINRPSSLRTIAAVVQPRVVAALAAWADMGTIVASTEIKKVTFANIFKMFISMEPSPLTEQIDQWFGSLMAGLRAFPLDLPGTKFHGARKCRRKLNAVFRHELEARKKVDKKCDDLMSGLMCTEDEQGKRLSDEEVVDNMVNLVVAGYESTASAIMWATYHLAKSPAALAKLREENVALSESKGGSLMITHDDLPRMKYTVKVVEETIRMANVAPMVHRVANRDVEYGGYTIPAGWPVLVWVRSLHTDPVYYQDPLTFNPDRWDKPMKPGTYQAFGGGYRICAGNMLAKLQITIMLHHLSIGYEWELLNPDAKVNYLPHPRPLDGAAMTFRKLRA is encoded by the exons ATGCGCGAG GTACTAGCAGATCAAATGTCGATGGCAGTGGGAGAAGGTGTGGGTGAGTGGGCATGGTGGCTGGCCCTCACCCTCGGCGCCGTCCCGCTGCTCTGCCTCGCCGTCTGGCACTCCGCCGACGCGTGGTACCGCGCCGCCTTCTTCCTCAGGCACGGCGGCCGGCGCCGCCTCCCGCCGGGCCACATGGGCCTGCCCTTCCTCGGCGAGACGCTCTCCTTCGTCTGGCACTTCAAGCTCGCGCGCCGCCCGGACGACTTCATCGCCGCCAAGAGGCACGCGCACGGCGCCGGGGCCGGCATCTACCGGACGCACCTCTTCGGCTCCCCCGCCGTCATTGCGTGCTCTCCGGTGGCCAACAAGTTCGTGTTCCAGTCCGCCGATAACTTCGGCATACGGTGGCCGGTGCCGGAGCTCATCGGCCACAAGTCCATGGTCAACGTCGAGGGCGCCAGCCATGCCAGGCTTCGTGGGATCATCCTCACCGCCATCAACCGCCCCAGCTCGCTCCGGACCATCGCCGCCGTCGTGCAGCCGCGTGTTGTGGCGGCGCTGGCCGCGTGGGCAGACATGGGGACGATCGTTGCCTCCACCGAGATCAAGAAA GTGACGTTCGCGAACATATTCAAAATGTTCATAAGCATGGAGCCGTCGCCATTGACGGAGCAGATCGACCAGTGGTTCGGCAGCCTGATGGCTGGCCTCAGGGCATTCCCCTTGGATCTTCCAGGGACAAAATTTCACGGTGCTCGCAAG TGCCGTCGGAAGCTGAACGCAGTCTTCCGGCATGAGCTGGAGGCAAGGAAGAAGGTGgacaagaagtgtgatgatctcatGAGCGGGCTGATGTGCACCGAGGACGAGCAGGGGAAGAGGCTGAGCGATGAGGAGGTAGTGGACAACATGGTCAACCTCGTGGTCGCTGGCTATGAATCCACGGCCAGCGCCATCATGTGGGCTACCTACCACTTGGCCAAATCCCCTGCCGCCCTCGCCAAGCTCCGGGAGGAGAACGTGGCACTGAGCGAAAGCAAAGGTGGTTCATTGATGATCACCCATGATGACCTGCCGAGGATGAAGTACACGGTGAAGGTGGTGGAGGAGACGATCCGAATGGCCAACGTCGCCCCCATGGTGCACCGCGTGGCGAACCGGGACGTGGAGTATGGCGGGTACACGATCCCGGCGGGGTGGCCGGTGCTCGTGTGGGTGAGGTCGCTGCATACCGACCCAGTCTACTACCAGGACCCCCTCACCTTCAACCCGGACAGATGGGAT aaacCAATGAAGCCAGGGACGTACCAGGCATTCGGTGGTGGATATAGGATTTGCGCCGGCAACATGCTCGCGAAGTTGCAGATCACCATCATGCTCCATCACCTCTCCATTGGTTATGA ATGGGAGCTGTTGAATCCTGATGCCAAGGTCAATTACCTTCCACACCCAAGGCCATTGGACGGTGCAGCCATGACCTTCCGTAAGCTTAGAGCTTGA
- the LOC119307279 gene encoding putative F-box/FBD/LRR-repeat protein At4g00315 — translation MERRRKPLPRRPTYCAPFRSGRPPAKKRKRLGSEGEIEPSAGAAGVDRISALPDELLGEIISLLPIKDGARTQILASRWRHLWLSAPLNLDCRGFATAADLAVVRYRRVYNNVPSAVAHILDRHQGPGRRLRVKGYRLPVAAAAAAALNWWIVAPALAAAALDCWLVAPALDGLQVLECWVSSKHSKPLGPLPASAYRFSPTLRVATFGGCRLPDDDIAQGLHFPNLKHLSLESVSTSEHSLHSLIAGCPALECLMIHTIFGFRRLRINSLTLTFICVQDQLQNCKGFSQLQFEELVIQNAPCLEKLIPLYFECGLQVSVISAPRLHTLGFLTDWGDHSTELVFGSTVIQGLRADSLTTAVRTVKILAVNVHTLSLDNVLDMIRFFPCLEKLLVKSWSLGENNLWHRKHRDLLTCLDIRLRTVVLETYLGSWSQVNFAKFFVLNARLLESMTFHVEASLYDEEFLAEQRGKLRLGNKASRDAQFHFTTGTSLEAVWETKHLSDLNLDDPFLCRC, via the exons ATGGAGCGGCGGCGCAAGCCTCTTCCGCGCCGGCCGACGTACTGCGCTCCTTTTAGGTCAGGTCGTCCACCAGCCAAGAAGAGGAAGAGATTGGGCTCCGAGGGAGAGATTGAACCTTCGGCCGGGGCGGCAGGAGTCGACCGGATCAGCGCCCTCCCCGACGAACTCCTCGGCgagatcatctccctcctccccatcaaggacggcgcccgcacccagATCCTCGCGTCCCGGTGGCGCCACCTCTGGCTCTCCGCCCCTCTCAACCTCGACTGCCGTGGcttcgccaccgccgccgatctCGCGGTCGTCAGATACCGCAGGGTCTACAACAACGTCCCCTCTGCTGTAGCGCACATTCTTGACCGCCACCAAGGCCCCGGCCGCCGCCTCCGTGTCAAGGGGTACCGtctccccgtcgccgccgccgccgccgccgccctcaatTGGTGGATCGTGGcccccgccctcgccgccgccgccctggatTGCTGGCTCGTGGCCCCCGCCCTCGACGGCCTCCAGGTGCTCGAGTGCTGGGTTTCTTCCAAGCATTCTAAACCGCTTGGGCCGCTGCCGGCGTCCGCCTACCGCTTCTCGCCCACCCTCCGCGTCGCCACCTTTGGTGGCTGCCGCCTCCCCGACGACGACATCGCCCAAGGGCTTCACTTCCCCAACCTCAAGCACTTGTCACTTGAATCCGTCTCCACCTCGGAGCACTCTCTGCACAGCCTCATCGCCGGTTGCCCCGCTCTGGAATGCTTGATGATTCACACAATCTTCGGCTTCCGTCGCCTTCGGATCAATTCCCTCACTCTTACGTTCATATGTGTGCAAGATCAACTTCAGAACTGCAAGGGATTCAGTCAGCTCCAGTTTGAGGAACTCGTCATCCAGAATGCGCCTTGTCTTGAAAAGTTGATCCCTCTCTACTTTGAGTGTGGTCTGCAGGTGTCGGTAATCTCCGCGCCTAGACTTCACACCTTGGGCTTCCTTACTGATTGGGGCGACCATTCTACCGAActagtgtttggctccacagttattCAG GGATTGCGCGCCGATAGCCTGACAACGGCGGTGCGCACTGTCAAGATTTTAGCTGTCAATGTCCATACTCTTAGTTTGGATAATGTTCTTGACATGATAAGATTCTTTCCATGCCTGGAGAAGCTGCTTGTGAAG TCATGGAGTTTGGGTGAGAACAATTTGTGGCATCGTAAACACCGGGATCTTCTCACATGTCTTGACATCCGTCTCAGGACAGTAGTGTTGGAAACGTATCTGGGCAGCTGGTCACAGGTTAACTTTGCCAAATTCTTTGTGCTGAACGCCAGATTGCTGGAGTCAATGACGTTTCATGTTGAGGCCAGCTTGTACGACGAGGAGTTCTTGGCAGAACAGCGTGGGAAGCTTCGGCTAGGGAACAAGGCTTCAAGAGATGCTCAGTTTCATTTTACAACTGGTACTTCTCTCGAAGCTGTTTGGGAGACCAAGCATCTCAGTGATCTTAACTTGGATGACCCCTTCCTGTGTAGATGTTGA